A section of the Elizabethkingia anophelis R26 genome encodes:
- a CDS encoding DegT/DnrJ/EryC1/StrS family aminotransferase has translation MQDKIWLSSPHMGGNELKYIHEAFNENWVAPLGPNVNGFEEDLEHYLDTNIKVAALSAGTAALHLALIECGVGYGDEVICQSMTFSASANPIAYQGATPVFVDSEPETWNICPIALETAIKDRIANGKTPKAIIGVHLYGMPFKVDEILAIANRYNIPLIEDAAEALGSTYKGKMCGTFGRFGVLSFNGNKIITTSGGGALVCHTKEDKDKAVFLSTQARDNAPHYQHSHIGYNYRMSNICAGIGRGQMEVLQERVDARRKIHDFYLGLFNDLNGIKVFSEPNTDYFSNHWLSAITIDPEITGVTREELRLTLLEDNIESRPLWKPMHMQPVFSNAPYYGGKVAEELFEDGLCLPSGSSMTDTERERITKTVKKVFKID, from the coding sequence ATGCAAGATAAAATATGGTTATCTTCTCCACATATGGGAGGAAATGAATTAAAGTATATTCATGAGGCATTCAATGAAAATTGGGTAGCACCACTAGGGCCCAATGTCAATGGCTTTGAAGAAGATTTAGAACATTATTTGGATACAAATATTAAAGTTGCTGCTCTTTCTGCGGGTACAGCTGCTTTGCATTTAGCATTGATTGAATGTGGTGTTGGTTATGGAGATGAAGTCATTTGCCAATCCATGACATTTTCTGCATCTGCGAATCCAATAGCATATCAAGGGGCTACTCCGGTATTTGTAGATTCAGAACCTGAAACGTGGAATATATGCCCGATTGCTTTAGAAACAGCTATTAAAGATAGAATTGCAAATGGAAAAACGCCAAAAGCAATTATAGGTGTTCATTTGTATGGAATGCCATTTAAAGTAGACGAAATTCTTGCAATTGCAAATAGATATAATATTCCGTTAATTGAGGATGCAGCAGAAGCATTAGGATCTACTTATAAGGGAAAAATGTGTGGGACTTTTGGCCGTTTTGGAGTATTATCTTTTAATGGAAATAAAATTATTACAACTTCTGGAGGAGGGGCGTTGGTATGTCATACAAAAGAAGATAAAGACAAAGCTGTTTTTTTATCTACACAAGCCAGAGATAATGCACCACATTACCAGCATTCTCATATTGGATATAATTATCGAATGAGCAATATTTGTGCAGGTATTGGCCGTGGACAGATGGAAGTTTTACAAGAGAGAGTTGATGCACGAAGAAAAATACATGATTTTTACCTAGGGCTATTTAATGATTTAAATGGAATAAAAGTATTTTCGGAACCGAATACTGATTATTTTTCTAACCATTGGTTATCTGCAATTACAATTGATCCAGAAATAACCGGAGTTACACGTGAAGAATTGCGTTTGACTTTATTAGAGGATAATATTGAATCTCGCCCATTATGGAAACCAATGCATATGCAGCCTGTTTTTTCTAATGCACCATACTATGGAGGAAAAGTCGCAGAAGAATTATTTGAGGATGGATTATGTTTGCCATCAGGGTCTAGTATGACTGATACAGAAAGAGAAAGAATTACAAAGACTGTTAAAAAGGTTTTCAAAATAGATTAA
- a CDS encoding 2Fe-2S iron-sulfur cluster-binding protein, which yields MNRFKSLIVTEIIRVTHNAISLTLRIPEKMKHDFTFSPGQYITIKSVLNGKEIRRSYSICSLPNQEDLQIVVKKIENGLFSDHVFNHLKKGTSLEVSTPEGNFMYNATNSNDSTIVAVAAGSGITPIFSIIQKILFHTKNKIILLYGNKNIENTIFYNQLVNLAIDYPERFLLKLFYSEENLPNTTYGRITPEDISKAIKSFTKLDCINDFYICGPEILIRDTESFLLDLGVNKNKIHHELFYTEPVIITPPLNSDNNKTSVKITLDGITEQILVDKNTLLLDSLLEANLDVPYSCQNGICSTCACYLVSGNINMIKNEVLNDEEIKEGKIVTCQSYPLSDTIELNYDI from the coding sequence ATGAATCGATTCAAATCTTTGATTGTTACTGAAATTATCCGGGTGACACATAATGCTATATCCCTAACTTTAAGGATACCTGAAAAAATGAAACATGATTTCACTTTTTCTCCAGGGCAATATATAACTATAAAGTCTGTATTAAATGGCAAAGAAATCCGCAGATCATATTCCATCTGTTCTCTTCCAAACCAAGAAGATTTACAAATTGTTGTAAAAAAAATTGAAAATGGACTGTTCTCTGATCATGTATTTAATCATTTAAAAAAAGGCACTTCTTTAGAAGTATCTACTCCTGAAGGCAATTTTATGTACAACGCTACCAATAGTAATGATTCAACAATTGTTGCAGTTGCTGCGGGAAGTGGCATAACACCTATTTTTTCTATAATTCAAAAAATTCTTTTTCATACTAAAAATAAAATTATTTTACTATATGGTAATAAAAACATTGAAAATACTATTTTCTATAATCAATTAGTCAATTTAGCAATCGACTATCCCGAAAGATTTTTACTAAAACTTTTCTATAGTGAAGAGAACCTACCTAACACAACATATGGAAGGATTACACCCGAAGACATATCTAAAGCTATTAAAAGCTTCACAAAATTAGACTGTATAAATGATTTTTATATTTGCGGTCCTGAGATACTAATAAGAGATACGGAATCTTTTTTATTGGACTTGGGTGTCAACAAAAATAAAATTCATCACGAACTATTTTATACAGAACCGGTAATTATTACACCTCCTCTAAATAGTGATAATAATAAGACTTCTGTCAAAATTACTCTTGACGGTATAACTGAACAAATTTTAGTTGATAAAAATACTTTGTTATTAGACTCTCTTCTAGAAGCAAATCTTGATGTTCCATACTCTTGCCAAAATGGCATTTGTAGTACTTGTGCATGTTACCTTGTAAGCGGTAATATTAATATGATTAAAAATGAAGTTCTTAATGATGAGGAAATAAAAGAAGGAAAAATTGTTACTTGCCAATCATACCCCCTATCTGATACTATTGAGTTGAATTATGATATATAA
- a CDS encoding SDR family NAD(P)-dependent oxidoreductase, translated as MNPFSLENKTILVTGATSGIGFEVCKQIHLAGGNFIGLGRNTEELDAYINQNSLNGSSSKYVDVSNADSIIEIVNSLEKIDGFVHSAGIVENNPIQFFNNELYEKIRMVNLDAVLIFISQLLKKKKFNKPASIVFVSSISGLYGMKGNGLYGITKAGLGIMAKTYANELSSKKIRVNTVAPGMVNTKITAEASSFLSEEVINEDKKKYPLGYGEPEDVALPIVFLLSEASRWITGQDLILDGGRTAII; from the coding sequence ATGAATCCATTCTCTTTAGAAAACAAAACGATATTAGTAACAGGAGCAACCTCTGGTATAGGATTTGAAGTTTGTAAACAAATACACCTGGCAGGGGGTAACTTTATAGGTTTAGGTAGAAATACAGAAGAACTAGACGCATATATAAACCAAAATAGTCTTAATGGATCTTCTTCCAAATATGTTGATGTATCTAATGCTGATTCAATCATCGAAATTGTTAATAGTTTAGAAAAAATTGATGGATTTGTTCATTCAGCAGGTATTGTAGAAAATAATCCCATACAGTTTTTCAATAATGAATTATATGAAAAAATAAGAATGGTTAATTTAGATGCAGTTCTTATATTTATTTCGCAATTATTAAAAAAGAAAAAATTTAATAAGCCAGCTTCTATTGTATTCGTTAGTTCTATTTCAGGTCTTTATGGAATGAAGGGTAACGGTCTTTATGGAATAACAAAAGCAGGATTAGGCATCATGGCAAAGACTTATGCTAATGAATTATCCTCTAAAAAGATTAGAGTAAATACAGTTGCCCCAGGTATGGTAAATACAAAAATCACAGCAGAAGCTAGTAGCTTTTTATCCGAGGAGGTTATTAATGAAGATAAGAAAAAGTATCCTCTAGGATATGGTGAGCCTGAGGATGTAGCCTTACCTATTGTTTTCTTATTGTCTGAAGCTAGTCGGTGGATAACTGGACAGGACTTAATTTTAGATGGTGGGCGTACAGCCATTATATAA
- a CDS encoding ketoacyl-ACP synthase III codes for MALFSIENVRIAGVVSAVPSNIVNNLENDLFSNREEAEKFISVTGIAEKRHVDIGVCTSDLCVKAANDLLNKLDWKKEDIQVLIMVTQTPDYVVPNTSIIVQDKLGLSKDTICFDVPLGCSGYVYGLSILAQFLQTGQIKKGLLLVGDTLSRQCSPLDKTTYPLFGDAGSATALEFCLGEKMDFNLWSDGSGYNDIIVPDGGYRQPFSEESLLLKEDADGNKRAGINTYMNGTNVFSFGIGTVTQEIKKFIEHFSIDKESIKHFYFHQANRFMNDMIRKKLKLTTEQVPYSLDRFGNTSSATIPLTISTQDENFDDTEVIMCGFGVGLSIGIVRVKMNKNCVKELIEY; via the coding sequence ATGGCATTATTCTCTATTGAAAATGTACGCATAGCAGGAGTCGTTTCGGCTGTTCCTTCCAATATTGTTAATAATCTGGAAAATGATTTGTTTTCAAATAGAGAAGAAGCTGAAAAATTTATTTCCGTTACAGGAATTGCTGAGAAAAGACATGTTGATATAGGTGTATGTACTTCAGATTTATGTGTAAAAGCTGCAAATGATTTGCTTAATAAATTAGACTGGAAGAAAGAAGACATACAAGTCCTAATTATGGTAACTCAAACCCCCGATTATGTTGTTCCTAATACATCTATTATAGTACAAGATAAGTTAGGCTTATCTAAAGATACAATATGCTTTGATGTTCCTCTTGGTTGTAGTGGTTATGTTTATGGATTATCTATCTTAGCACAATTTTTACAAACTGGACAAATTAAAAAAGGACTACTTCTTGTGGGAGACACACTTAGCAGGCAGTGTTCACCTCTTGATAAAACGACGTATCCACTTTTTGGAGATGCAGGAAGTGCTACTGCTTTAGAATTCTGTCTAGGAGAGAAAATGGATTTTAACTTATGGTCGGACGGAAGTGGTTATAATGATATTATTGTCCCGGATGGAGGTTACAGACAACCATTTTCTGAAGAATCTCTTCTGTTAAAGGAAGATGCAGATGGTAATAAAAGAGCAGGTATTAATACCTATATGAATGGGACTAATGTTTTTTCTTTTGGTATAGGCACTGTTACACAGGAGATTAAAAAGTTTATTGAACATTTCAGTATAGACAAGGAATCGATTAAGCACTTCTATTTTCATCAAGCAAATCGCTTCATGAATGATATGATAAGAAAAAAGCTAAAACTTACAACAGAGCAGGTACCTTATTCACTGGATCGTTTTGGTAATACGAGCTCAGCAACGATTCCGTTAACTATATCCACTCAGGATGAAAACTTTGATGATACAGAAGTTATTATGTGTGGATTTGGTGTAGGGCTTAGTATTGGAATTGTGAGAGTTAAAATGAATAAGAATTGTGTAAAAGAACTAATAGAATATTAA
- a CDS encoding acyl carrier protein, translating into MDKFLENFHDLLEETEKEQITPETEFKNLDEWDSMTALMLIAMFDEQYGKKINGDNIKSASTLSDLYALTQN; encoded by the coding sequence ATGGACAAATTTTTAGAAAATTTTCACGACCTGTTAGAAGAAACAGAAAAAGAACAAATAACCCCAGAAACTGAATTTAAAAATTTAGATGAATGGGATTCAATGACTGCTTTAATGCTTATTGCAATGTTCGATGAACAATATGGTAAAAAAATTAATGGTGATAATATCAAAAGTGCATCTACACTTTCAGATTTATATGCATTAACTCAAAATTAA
- a CDS encoding aromatic ring-hydroxylating oxygenase subunit alpha, which translates to MIKNINYTDNCILDEEFKEIFHSGWFYVGLTDKLTQKNDYITYKCGNVSIFVQNFGDSLKCFSNICLHRFNSIHLENEGNGHLICSYHNWVYDEDGKPMVRSACLQEELEKCERRKLEEYEVEVCGRFVFVKINKDNTTTLENQLGSFYDRLLQLSLNFDRIINDDIVIMDHKANWKLLVENVLECYHCSSVHKETLVPIGIGAKKPENHLYDNGNDKIDYPMRITASQKEREEKLTFFNKTLYSHKSLQHWYIFPNLFITSTAGNLFYIGKLTPRKGNFTQLHAQFMMPKYTDLSKKEEMLLKAYATTSIDSSKKVIFEDREILETIQTNLYIVPEEAQIFGEEEFRIQAFHEKIKNIINYK; encoded by the coding sequence ATGATAAAAAATATAAATTATACGGACAATTGCATTTTGGATGAGGAATTTAAAGAAATTTTTCATTCAGGTTGGTTTTATGTAGGTCTTACAGATAAACTTACTCAGAAAAACGATTATATAACTTATAAATGTGGGAATGTTTCGATTTTTGTACAAAACTTTGGTGATAGTTTAAAATGTTTTTCCAATATATGTTTACATCGTTTTAACTCAATTCATTTGGAAAATGAGGGCAACGGACATTTAATTTGTTCTTATCATAATTGGGTATATGATGAGGATGGAAAACCTATGGTGCGGTCTGCTTGTTTGCAAGAAGAACTTGAAAAATGTGAAAGAAGAAAGCTTGAAGAATATGAAGTGGAAGTTTGTGGTCGTTTTGTTTTTGTTAAAATTAATAAAGATAATACCACAACATTAGAGAATCAACTAGGTAGCTTTTATGACAGATTACTACAGTTATCGTTAAACTTCGATCGGATTATTAATGATGATATTGTTATAATGGATCATAAAGCCAATTGGAAACTTTTGGTTGAAAATGTTTTAGAATGCTATCATTGTAGTAGTGTACATAAAGAAACATTGGTTCCGATAGGTATAGGAGCAAAAAAACCAGAAAATCATTTGTATGATAATGGAAATGACAAGATAGATTACCCAATGAGGATTACTGCTTCTCAGAAAGAGAGAGAAGAGAAACTTACATTCTTTAATAAAACACTATATTCTCATAAATCCTTACAGCACTGGTATATCTTCCCTAATCTTTTTATCACTAGTACTGCAGGTAATCTGTTCTATATTGGTAAGCTTACCCCAAGGAAGGGTAATTTCACACAATTACATGCGCAATTTATGATGCCAAAATACACTGATCTATCGAAAAAAGAAGAAATGTTATTAAAAGCTTATGCTACAACCTCGATAGACTCATCTAAGAAAGTAATTTTTGAAGACAGAGAAATATTAGAGACAATACAAACAAACTTATACATTGTTCCTGAAGAGGCGCAAATATTTGGAGAAGAAGAATTCCGTATTCAGGCTTTTCATGAGAAAATTAAAAATATTATTAATTATAAATAA
- a CDS encoding PglD-related sugar-binding protein: MKDLYLIGAGGFSTEIIHLVELIHKDKKKWQSLFLLDETIEPNTKELRGIKVVGGLEVIREIDYEIDVVVTINNTIARKRIIESLQSNANINFPNLVSPYTIIDEENLNIGCGNIIMHYVILSTHLHIGNFNTFNSYTGIGHDCKIGDFNSFGPRVAISGNVIIGDLNDFGVNSTVLQKKTIGCNNQIWLNTSITKNIKNDGTYFGIPAKKVQL, translated from the coding sequence ATGAAAGATTTGTATTTAATAGGGGCTGGGGGTTTTTCTACAGAAATTATACACTTGGTAGAGCTTATACACAAAGATAAAAAAAAATGGCAATCTTTATTTCTGCTGGACGAAACTATTGAACCTAATACAAAAGAATTAAGAGGAATAAAAGTCGTAGGAGGATTAGAAGTAATTCGAGAAATCGATTATGAAATTGATGTTGTGGTGACAATTAACAATACTATTGCAAGAAAAAGAATCATTGAAAGTTTGCAGTCTAATGCTAATATTAATTTTCCCAATTTGGTATCCCCTTATACCATAATTGATGAAGAAAATCTTAATATCGGTTGTGGGAATATTATAATGCACTATGTTATACTATCAACACATTTACATATAGGAAACTTTAATACATTTAATTCTTATACTGGAATTGGGCATGATTGTAAAATAGGAGATTTTAATAGCTTTGGTCCAAGAGTTGCAATTTCAGGCAATGTGATTATAGGAGATTTGAATGATTTCGGAGTTAATTCAACTGTTCTTCAAAAAAAGACTATTGGATGTAATAATCAGATTTGGCTCAATACTTCCATAACAAAAAATATAAAGAATGATGGTACATATTTTGGAATTCCTGCAAAAAAAGTACAATTATGA
- a CDS encoding ketoacyl-ACP synthase III, protein MGAVLKHIEFVFPEKCFNNEKLSEIYPNYDFTKFDTKVGIKKRYWVDDNETALDLAILACNKVFQKFDKTKIDYIIYCTQSPEYILPTTACILQNRLGLSQNVGAFDFNLGCSGYIYGLSLAKGLIETNQAKNILLVTAETYSKYINSDDMSNLGIFGDAATASIISFDENKNGIKEFLFGTDGSGYDKLIVRNGGTKYSHETAPVIKEYGSGNRYTDNDLYMDGPAIFNFTNEVIPTFTLELLKKNNVSIDDCDLMVYHQANKFMLDFMRKKIKMEKERFYINLEDGGNTVSCTIPIALKRWSDESEDYFPVKNIALIGFGVGLSWGGTIISLENKI, encoded by the coding sequence ATGGGCGCAGTCTTAAAGCATATAGAATTTGTTTTTCCTGAGAAATGCTTCAATAATGAGAAGCTTTCCGAAATTTACCCAAATTATGATTTTACAAAATTTGATACAAAGGTAGGCATAAAGAAAAGGTATTGGGTGGATGATAATGAAACAGCCCTTGATCTGGCAATTCTTGCATGCAATAAAGTATTTCAGAAATTTGATAAAACTAAAATTGATTATATAATATATTGCACTCAAAGTCCGGAATATATTCTTCCCACAACAGCATGTATACTCCAAAATAGATTAGGCCTAAGCCAAAATGTTGGGGCTTTTGATTTTAACTTAGGATGTAGTGGGTATATTTATGGCTTAAGTTTGGCTAAAGGACTTATTGAAACAAATCAGGCAAAAAACATTTTACTGGTAACTGCTGAAACATATTCTAAGTATATTAATTCAGATGACATGTCAAATCTTGGAATTTTTGGTGATGCTGCAACAGCTAGTATAATTAGTTTTGATGAAAATAAGAATGGTATAAAGGAGTTTTTATTTGGAACAGACGGATCTGGATACGATAAATTGATTGTAAGAAACGGAGGTACTAAATATAGTCATGAAACTGCTCCGGTGATAAAAGAATATGGTTCAGGAAACCGTTACACTGATAATGATCTTTATATGGATGGACCGGCAATATTTAATTTTACTAATGAAGTTATCCCGACTTTTACATTAGAACTTCTTAAAAAGAATAATGTAAGCATTGATGATTGTGATTTAATGGTTTATCATCAAGCAAATAAATTTATGTTGGATTTTATGAGGAAAAAGATTAAAATGGAGAAAGAACGGTTTTATATCAATTTAGAAGATGGAGGTAATACGGTGTCATGTACAATACCAATCGCATTGAAAAGGTGGAGTGATGAATCGGAAGATTATTTTCCAGTAAAAAATATTGCACTTATAGGGTTTGGAGTAGGTCTTTCTTGGGGAGGAACAATAATAAGTTTAGAGAATAAGATATAA
- a CDS encoding sugar transferase, whose product MYKKVFKRLLDFSISLFGLVLLSPIFICVTIALYFANQGKPFFFQNRPGLNEKIFKIIKFKTMNDKRDFEGNLLPDADRLTQIGLFVRKTSLDEIPQLINVLKGDMSLIGPRPLLPQYLPLYNKLQKRRHEVRPGITGWAQINGRNAISWTKKFELDVWYVDNLSINLDIKILFLTIKKVFVREGISAEGHATTEAFNGNN is encoded by the coding sequence ATGTATAAAAAAGTTTTTAAACGATTATTAGATTTTAGTATATCATTATTTGGGTTGGTTTTACTAAGTCCAATTTTTATCTGTGTAACAATCGCTCTCTATTTTGCCAATCAGGGAAAACCTTTCTTTTTTCAAAACCGTCCGGGGTTAAATGAAAAGATATTTAAGATCATTAAGTTTAAAACAATGAACGATAAAAGAGATTTTGAAGGAAATCTTTTGCCTGATGCAGATCGATTGACACAGATTGGCTTGTTTGTTCGTAAAACTTCATTAGATGAAATCCCCCAGCTAATCAATGTTTTAAAAGGAGATATGTCCTTAATTGGACCGAGGCCACTATTGCCTCAATACTTACCATTATATAATAAACTACAGAAGAGACGTCATGAAGTAAGGCCAGGTATCACAGGCTGGGCACAAATTAATGGAAGAAATGCCATTTCCTGGACCAAAAAGTTTGAATTGGATGTTTGGTATGTGGATAATTTATCCATAAATTTGGATATTAAAATACTATTTTTAACAATAAAAAAAGTTTTTGTCAGAGAAGGGATTTCAGCAGAAGGTCATGCTACAACAGAAGCTTTTAATGGTAATAACTAA
- a CDS encoding glycosyltransferase: MKLNTVKILLATYNGEKYIKEQIDSILNQEGVDVSVSIADDGSKDDTINIIKNEYPNIEILINNPGTGSAANNFLKMIKTLDFNQDFEYVAFSDQDDVWLPKKMITAVNALNTNNAQLYCSNLTKWDTATQNFTELKKDFPQKKFDYLFEGGSAGCTYVFTKSFAKELRLFLEKIDYLDWEEFSHDWLVYFFARNRKYGVYIDSDSYIHYRIHDSNLHGHLNKLSFATIKEKFKQVLNGYHHEHARNYIKYVSKDSEEYKIYKSFLGNYFNRNKMILKYNTQLMRDNKKMIIFALLNFIKFK, translated from the coding sequence ATGAAATTAAATACAGTCAAAATTTTATTAGCCACATACAATGGTGAAAAATATATAAAAGAACAGATAGACTCTATTTTAAATCAGGAAGGAGTAGATGTAAGTGTTTCTATTGCAGATGATGGGAGTAAGGACGATACAATTAATATTATTAAAAATGAGTATCCAAACATTGAGATTTTAATCAATAATCCGGGTACAGGATCTGCAGCAAATAATTTTTTGAAAATGATTAAAACTTTAGATTTTAATCAAGACTTTGAATATGTTGCGTTTTCAGATCAGGATGATGTTTGGCTACCCAAAAAAATGATAACTGCGGTTAATGCTCTGAATACTAATAATGCACAATTATATTGTTCTAATTTAACAAAATGGGATACTGCTACTCAGAATTTCACAGAGCTTAAAAAAGATTTTCCTCAAAAAAAATTTGATTATTTATTTGAAGGCGGTAGTGCTGGTTGTACATATGTTTTTACTAAATCTTTTGCAAAAGAATTGAGATTGTTTTTAGAAAAGATTGATTATTTAGACTGGGAAGAGTTTTCACATGATTGGCTGGTTTATTTTTTTGCAAGAAACAGAAAATATGGCGTTTATATAGATTCTGACTCCTATATACACTATAGAATCCATGATTCTAATCTCCATGGGCATTTAAATAAGCTTTCTTTTGCAACTATTAAAGAAAAATTTAAACAAGTACTCAATGGTTATCATCATGAACATGCAAGGAATTATATAAAGTATGTTTCAAAAGACTCAGAAGAATATAAAATTTATAAAAGTTTTTTGGGAAACTACTTTAATCGGAATAAAATGATTTTAAAATATAATACTCAATTAATGCGAGATAATAAAAAGATGATCATCTTTGCATTACTAAATTTCATTAAATTCAAATAA
- a CDS encoding EpsG family protein → MDINFQLILIYLLYYLLCLVNKFKPLFILIAFFFVFFTLYFRFEVPYKYNADYWGYYMLAKEKFEFSFMKIFSEPYFPIIYDFFSSLFGDFFKSLHAVYLFNYIICTIFFIWIAIKKDILFIFKIICFVLYYFLFTYTVVRNSIAYLLITIMLYKLLRNHKFLMGYFSFLFHASSLPIIAATFLKFKKPTPKILLYIIIGVGIFGALLNTAVFFHVINKFDAYSGGGTIAINLTFHRLYFGGMCMFFLLMYYLDRNAIFNSFFLSLFLLYIILFFINPVMSFRYSVYLVLYLCVYPHKRLKYESFINFCSLILFVYFIFTFYSTHPLM, encoded by the coding sequence ATGGATATTAATTTTCAGCTTATTTTGATTTATTTATTATATTATTTACTTTGTTTAGTAAATAAGTTTAAACCTTTATTTATTTTAATAGCCTTTTTTTTTGTTTTTTTTACTTTATATTTTAGGTTTGAAGTACCTTATAAATATAATGCTGATTATTGGGGTTATTATATGCTAGCTAAGGAAAAATTTGAATTTAGTTTTATGAAAATTTTTAGTGAACCATATTTCCCTATTATATATGATTTTTTTAGCTCATTATTTGGAGATTTTTTTAAATCCTTACATGCTGTTTATCTATTTAATTATATAATATGTACTATTTTTTTTATATGGATCGCTATAAAAAAAGATATTTTATTTATATTTAAGATTATTTGTTTTGTTTTATATTATTTTCTCTTTACCTATACTGTGGTACGTAATTCGATTGCATATTTATTAATTACCATTATGTTATATAAATTATTACGGAATCATAAATTTTTAATGGGCTATTTTTCATTTCTATTTCACGCAAGTTCTTTACCAATTATAGCTGCTACTTTTTTAAAATTTAAAAAACCTACTCCTAAGATATTATTGTATATAATTATAGGTGTAGGAATATTTGGTGCATTACTTAATACAGCTGTTTTTTTTCATGTAATAAATAAATTTGATGCCTATTCCGGAGGTGGGACAATAGCAATTAATCTTACTTTTCATAGACTATATTTTGGCGGAATGTGTATGTTTTTTTTGCTTATGTATTATTTGGATCGTAATGCCATATTTAATTCATTTTTTCTGTCTCTTTTTCTTCTTTATATAATCCTTTTTTTTATAAATCCAGTAATGTCTTTTAGGTATTCTGTTTATTTAGTATTGTATTTATGTGTATATCCTCATAAAAGATTAAAATATGAAAGTTTTATAAATTTTTGCAGTTTAATTTTATTTGTATATTTTATATTCACATTTTATTCAACGCATCCACTTATGTAA
- a CDS encoding glycosyltransferase family 2 protein, which produces MTTIPIVILHKDDIINLEIMLNSIYKNTKYSFELFVIDNASSPNMQVKLQEMQLKHNFHLIFSKKNNWLLGFNKVFKDPNWKNNYKYYIFSDCDIEVPFLKEKCWLERMVNQMDENACIGKLGISLKYSDIDKGELYDKIVKQESIFDAQPTIGNRNRIAPVDTTLAIYRTDLFVYKKFKFSIGHASLVRPYYYVCRTNRLEIEARHLGWYNRGVTNNTKDQLKSKIICFANFAAYIEPVVFERMPKYYLFYYKMVKPVAKLYWSTSVIMALLYYYLKNFPRNINMLQNKLR; this is translated from the coding sequence ATGACTACTATACCAATTGTTATATTGCATAAAGATGACATTATTAATTTAGAAATAATGTTGAATTCTATTTATAAAAATACAAAATATTCATTTGAATTATTTGTAATAGATAATGCATCTTCTCCAAATATGCAGGTTAAATTACAAGAAATGCAACTGAAGCATAATTTCCATTTAATTTTTTCAAAAAAGAATAATTGGTTGCTAGGATTTAATAAAGTCTTTAAAGATCCTAATTGGAAAAATAATTATAAGTATTATATTTTTTCAGACTGTGATATTGAAGTTCCTTTTTTAAAGGAAAAATGTTGGCTTGAGAGGATGGTAAATCAAATGGATGAAAATGCTTGTATAGGAAAGCTAGGCATTTCCCTCAAATATTCTGACATTGATAAAGGTGAATTATATGATAAAATTGTTAAACAAGAAAGTATTTTCGATGCTCAGCCAACTATTGGAAATAGAAATAGAATAGCTCCTGTGGATACTACCTTAGCCATATATAGAACTGATCTTTTTGTATATAAAAAATTTAAATTTTCTATAGGACATGCTTCTCTAGTAAGACCGTACTATTATGTTTGTCGCACTAATAGACTTGAAATTGAAGCTAGACACTTAGGATGGTATAATAGAGGAGTTACGAATAATACAAAAGATCAATTAAAAAGTAAGATTATTTGTTTTGCAAATTTTGCAGCTTATATTGAACCAGTTGTTTTTGAAAGAATGCCAAAATATTATTTATTTTATTATAAAATGGTGAAGCCTGTTGCAAAACTATATTGGAGTACTAGCGTAATTATGGCATTACTTTATTATTATTTGAAAAATTTCCCCCGTAATATAAATATGCTTCAAAATAAACTTAGATAA